A genomic region of Oryza glaberrima chromosome 1, OglaRS2, whole genome shotgun sequence contains the following coding sequences:
- the LOC127759998 gene encoding CBS domain-containing protein CBSCBSPB1-like, protein MDGGVGGAHSSRRSVSSSTGSRRRAGPTENGHHDAAAAAAGRRSSASISRASQQSMTGERTVKRLRLSKALTIPDHTTVYEACRRMAARRVDAVLLTDSNALLCGILTDKDITTRVIARELKLEETPVSKVMTRNPLFVLSDTLAVEALQKMVQGKFRHLPVVENGEVIALLDIAKCLYDAIARMERAAEKGKAIAAAVEGVEKHWGASVSGPNTFIETLRERMFRPSLSTIISENSKVVTVAPTDTVLTASKKMLEVKVSSAVVAIENKPGGILTSRDILMRVIAQNLPPESTTVEKVMTQTPECATVDTPILDALHTMHDGKFLHLPVLDKDGNVVTVVDVLHITHAAIATVGNSAGSGSEATSAMMQRFWDSAMSIGPLDDDDDSRSEGSTKVASEATDVGRSAFYPASGLSNTFGFKIQDKQGRMHRFNCETSSLTELITSIIQRLGDDIDRKNLPQILYEDEDHDKVILSSDSDLVAAVDHARQIGWKSLKLHLDYAGVGRRKRGGGGTSDFEYAGKDAWASAYSAVAAGAALVAGLGVMAYLKRAG, encoded by the exons ATGGATGGCGGCGTGGGAGGCGCGCACAGCTCGCGGAGGAGCGTGTCCTCGTCGACCGGATCCAGGAGGAGGGCCGGGCCCACGGAGAACGGccaccacgacgccgccgctgccgccgccggcaggaGGTCCTCCGCTTCCATCTCCCGCGCCTCGCAGCA GTCGATGACCGGGGAGAGGACCGTGAAGAGGTTAAGATTGTCCAAGGCACTGACGATTCCGGATCACACAACCGTCTACGAGGCTTGTCGGAGGATGGCTGCACGCAGGGTGGACGCTGTGTTGCTAACCGACTCCAATGCTTTGCTGTGCGGGATCCTTACTGACAAG GACATAACCACAAGAGTAATTGCTCGCGAATTGAAGCTAGAAGAGACACCTGTTTCAAAGGTCATGACAAGAAATCCTCTCTTTGTTCTGTCTGACACACTCGCGGTCGAGGCATTGCAGAAGATGGTGCAAG GTAAGTTCAGACATTTACCTGTCGTGGAGAACGGTGAAGTCATTGCACTGCTCGACATAGCCAAGTGCCTGTATGATGCTATTGCGCGAATGGAAAGGGCAGCCGAGAAAGGAAAagccattgctgctgctgttgaggGTGTAGAGAAGCACTGGGGAGCTTCTGTGTCTG GTCCTAATACTTTTATTGAGACTCTTCGAGAGCGGATGTTTAGGCCATCACTATCTACCATTATTTCTGAGAATTCAAA AGTGGTGACTGTTGCACCAACTGACACAGTGTTGACGGCATCAAAAAAGATGCTTGAAGTTAAAGTAAGTTCAGCGGTTGTAGCAATTGAAAACAAGCCTGGGGGGATTCTGAC CTCTAGAGATATTTTGATGCGTGTTATAGCCCAGAATCTCCCACCTGAATCTACTACTGTTGAGAAG GTCATGACCCAGACTCCTGAATGTGCCACGGTTGACACTCCAATCCTTGATGCCCTCCATACAATGCACGACGGAAAGTTTTTACATTTGCCTGTCTTAGACAAGG ATGGAAATGTTGTAACTGTAGTTGATGTCCTTCACATAACCCATGCTGCAATTGCAACT GTTGGAAACAGCGCGGGATCTGGATCTGAGGCGACATCAGCTATGATGCAGAGATTTTGGGATTCAGCAATGTCCATTGGACctcttgatgatgatgatgactccAGAAG TGAAGGATCAACTAAAGTGGCGTCTGAGGCAACAGATGTAGGAAGATCAGCTTTTTATCCGGCTTCTGGTTTGTCCAACACATTCGGGTTCAAGATTCAAGACAAACAAGGCAGGATGCACAGATTTAACTGCG AAACGAGCAGCTTGACAGAGTTGATAACCAGCATTATACAGAGGCTTGGCGATGACATCGATAGAAAAAACCTACCACAAATTTTG TATGAAGATGAGGATCATGATAAGGTCATACTTTCATCGGACAGTGACCTTGTAGCTGCTGTGGACCATGCAAGGCAAATCGGTTGGAAG AGCTTGAAGTTGCACTTGGATTACGCCGGTGTTGGTCGCCGGAagagaggcggtggtggcacTTCAGACTTCGAGTACGCTGGAAAGGATGCGTGGGCTTCAGCCTACAGCGCTGTGGCTGCAGGAGCAGCTCTTGTTGCAGGCCTTGGCGTGATGGCTTACCTGAAGAGAGCAGGCTAG